In the genome of Pongo pygmaeus isolate AG05252 chromosome 9, NHGRI_mPonPyg2-v2.0_pri, whole genome shotgun sequence, one region contains:
- the HPS5 gene encoding BLOC-2 complex member HPS5 isoform X3: MTFVPVIPESYSHVLAEFESLDPLLSALRLDSSRLKCTSIAVSRKWLALGSSGGGLHLIQKEGWKHRLFLSHREGAISQVACCLHDDDYVAVATSQGLVVVWELNQERRGKPEQMYVSSEHKGRRVTALCWDTAILRVFVGDHTGKVSAIKLNTSKQAKAAAAFVMFPVQTITTVDSCVVQLDYLDGRLLISSLTRSFLCDTEREKFWKIGNKERDGEYGACFFPGRCSGGQQPLIYCARPGSRMWEVNFDGEVISTHQFKKLLSLPPLPVITLRSEPQYDHTVGSSQSLSFPKLLHLSEHCVLTWTERGIYIFIPQNVQVLLWSEVKDIQDVAVCRNELFCLHLNGKVSHLSLISVERCVERLLRRGLWNLAARTCCLFQNSVIASRARKTLTADKLEHLKSQLDHGTYNDLISQLEELILKFEPLDSACSSRRSSISSHESFSILDSGIYRIISSRRGSQSDEDSCSLHSQTLSEDERFKEFTSQQEEDLPDQCCGSHGNEDNVSHAPVMFETDKNETFLPFGIPLPFRSPSPLVSLQAVKESVSSFVRKTTEKIGTLHTSPDLKVRPELRGDEQSCEEDVSSDTCPKEEDNEEEKEVTSPPPEEDRFQELKVATAEAMTKLQDPLVLFESESLRMVLQEWLSHLEKTFAMKDFSGVSDTDNSSMKLNQDVLLVNESKKGILDEDNEKEKRDSLGNEETVDKTAWECVRSPRESLDDLFQICSPCAIASGLQNDLAELTTLCLELNVLNSKIKSTSGHVDHTLQQYSPEILACQFLKKYFFLLDLKRVKESIKLSYSNSPSVWDTFIEGLKEMASSNPVYMEMEKGDLPTKLKLLDDKVPFDSPLLVVYATRLYEKFGESALRSLIKFYPSILPSDIIQLCYHHPAEFLAYLDSLVKSRPEDQRSSFLESLLQPESLRLDWLLLAVSLDAPPSTSTMDDEGYPRPHSHLLSWGYSQLILHLIKLPADFITKEKMTDICRSCGFWPGYLILCLELERRREAFINIMYLNDMSLMEGDNGWIPETVEEWKLLLHLIQSKSTRPAPQESLNGSLSDGPSPINVENVALLLAKAMGPDRAWSLLQECGLALELSEKFTRTCDILRIAEKRQRALIQSMLEKCDRFLWSQQA; this comes from the exons ATGACTTTTGTGCCAGTGATACCAGAGTCCTACAGCCATGTTCTTGCAGAGTTTGAATCTCTGGATCCATTACTCTCAGCCCTGCGGCTGGACTCCAGTCGTCTAAAG TGTACGAGCATAGCTGTGTCTCGGAAATGGTTGGCTTTGGGCAGTTCAGGAGGAGGACTCCATCTCATTCAGAAAGAAGGCTGGAAGCACAGGCTTTTTCTTTCACACAGG GAAGGTGCAATTTCTCAAGTCGCCTGTTGTTTACATGATGATGATTATGTTGCTGTAGCTACCAG TCAAGGTCTTGTAGTTGTTTGGGAATTAAATCAAGAGCGTCGTGGGAAACCAGAACAAATGTATGTGTCTTCAGAACACAAAGGCCGAAGAGTCACAGCTCTCTGCTGGGATACAGCTATTCTTAGAGTTTTTGTAGGTGATCATACTGGGAAGGTTTCTGCTATCAAACTCAATACTTCTAAACAAGCAAAG GCAGCTGCTGCTTTTGTGATGTTTCCTGTTCAGACAATAACAACTGTTGACTCCTGTGTTGTACAGTTAGATTATTTGGATGGAAGGCTACTTATATCTTCACTTACTCGATCCTTCTTGTGTGACACTGAGAG AGAAAAGTTTTGGAAAATTGGAAACAAGGAAAGAGATGGAGAATATGGAGCTTGTTTCTTTCCTGGAAGATGTTCTGGGGGCCAGCAACCTCTGATATATTGTGCTCGCCCAGGCTCTAGGATGTGGGAAGTGAACTTTGATGGAGAAGTTATAAGTACACATCAGTTCAAGAAACTCCTCTCGTTGCCACCTCTCCCTGTGATTACTCTAAG ATCAGAACCTCAGTATGATCATACAGTTGGATCCTCCCAATCTTTGTCTTTCCCCAAACTCTTACATCTTAG TGAGCATTGTGTGCTGACTTGGACAGAAAGaggaatttatattttcattcctCAGAATGTTCAAGTTCTTCTTTGGAGTGAAGTCAAag ATATTCAGGATGTGGCTGTCTGTAGGAATGAATTGTTCTGTTTGCACCTAAATGGGAAAGTCTCACATCTCTCCCTGATATCTGTGGAGCGCTGTGTGGAACGCCTGCTAAGAAGAGGCCTGTGGAACCTGGCTGCTCGTACAtgctgtcttttccaaaattctgTCATTGCCAGCAGA GCAAGGAAAACTTTGACTGCAGATAAACTGGAGCATTTGAAATCTCAGCTGGACCACGGCACCTACAATGATCTAATTTCTCAACTGGAAGAATTGATCTTAAAATTTGAACCTTTGGATTCAGCTTGTAGCAGTAGAAGAAGCTCCATTTCATCACAT gaaAGTTTCAGCATCTTGGACTCTGGTATTTATCGTATCATTAGTAGTAGAAGAGGCAGTCAGTCAGATGAAGACTCTTGCTCCCTTCACAGCCAAACCCTCTCAGAAGATGAGAGATTTAAAGAATTCACCTCACAGCAGGAAGAGGACCTGCCAGAtcagtgctgtggctcacacggAAATGAAG ACAATGTTTCTCATGCTCCAGTGATGTTTGAGACAGATAAGAATGAAACTTTTCTCCCCTTCGGCATTCCATTACCATTTCGTTCTCCATCTCCTCTTGTGTCTCTTCAGGCTGTCAAAGAAAG TGTTTCTAGCTTTGTGCGTAAAACTACTGAGAAGATTGGCACCCTTCACACAAGCCCTGATCTGAAAGTGAGACCAGAGCTCAGGGGTGATGAGCAATCATGTGAAGAGGACGTGAGTTCAGATACCTGCCCAAAGGAGGAAGACAATGA GGAGGAAAAAGAGGTAACTAGTCCACCTCCAGAAGAAGACAGGTTCCAGGAGCTTAAAGTAGCAACAGCAGAAGCAAT GACCAAGCTACAGGACCCTCTGGTTTTATTTGAATCCGAGTCTCTGAGAATGGTTTTACAAGAGTGGCTTTCACATTTAGAAAAAACATTTGCCATGAAGGACTTTTCAGGCGTTTCAGATACTGACAACTCATCCATGAAATTGAACCAGGACGTACTATTAGTTAATGAATCAAAAAAGGGAATATTAGATGaagataatgaaaaagaaaaaagggactcTTTAGGCAATGAAGAAACTGTTGATAAAACAGCATGGGAATGTGTAAGGAGTCCAAGGGAGTCTTTGGATGACCTGTTTCAAATATGTTCTCCATGCGCCATTGCAAGTGGTCTTCAGAACGACCTGGCTGAATTGACAACATTATGTTTGGAGTTGAATGTATTGAATTCTAAGATCAAAAGCACCAGTGGACATGTGGACCACACTTTGCAACAGTACTCTCCTGAAATTCTGGCTTGCCAATTCCTGAAGAAGTACTTTTTTCTCCTGGACTTGAAAAGAGTGAAGGAGAGTATCAAGCTTAGTTACAGTAATAGCCCTTCTGTTTGGGATACTTTTATTGAAGGATTGAAAG AAATGGCAAGTTCCAATCCTGTGTATATGGAGATGGAAAAAGGAGATCTACCAACAAAGTTAAAGTTACTAGATGACaaggttccttttgatagtcCGTTGTTGGTTGTTTATGCTACCCG GTTGTATGAAAAGTTTGGGGAATCTGCTCTTCGATCCTTAATCAAGTTCTATCCATCCATTTTGCCATCGGATATCATACAACTTTGTTATCATCATCCTGCTGAGTTTTTGGCCTATTTAGACAGTCTGGTGAAATCAAGACCTGAAGATCAGCG GTCATCTTTTCTTGAGTCCCTTCTGCAACCAGAGTCTTTAAGGTTGGATTGGCTGCTTTTGGCAGTGTCCCTTGATGCTCCACCAAGCACCAGCACAATGGATGATGAAGGTTATCCCAG GCCTCATTCACACTTGCTTTCTTGGGGTTACAGTCAGCTGATCCTTCATCTAATTAAACTTCCCGCAGATTTTATAACCAAAGAGAAAATGACAGACATCTGCAGGTCTTGTGG TTTCTGGCCTGGATATCTAATTCTCTGTTTGGAgctggagagaagaagagaggccTTCATCAATATTATGTATCTGAATGATATGAGCCTGATGGAAGGGGACAATG GTTGGATCCCAGAGACCGTGGAGGAATGGAAGCTTCTCCTTCATCTCATACAGAGCAAGAGCACGAGGCCAGCCCCCCAGGAGTCACTAAATGGGAGCCTCAGTGATGGGCCTTCCCCCATCAATGTGGAGAATGTGGCACTTCTGTTAGCTAAGGCCATGGGCCCAGATCGGGCTTGGTCACTGCTACAGGAATGTGGTCTAGCCCTTGAGTTGTCAGAGAAGTTTACCAGAACCTGCGATATCCTGAGGATTGCTGAGAAAAGGCAGAG
- the HPS5 gene encoding BLOC-2 complex member HPS5 isoform X1: MTFVPVIPESYSHVLAEFESLDPLLSALRLDSSRLKCTSIAVSRKWLALGSSGGGLHLIQKEGWKHRLFLSHREGAISQVACCLHDDDYVAVATSQGLVVVWELNQERRGKPEQMYVSSEHKGRRVTALCWDTAILRVFVGDHTGKVSAIKLNTSKQAKAAAAFVMFPVQTITTVDSCVVQLDYLDGRLLISSLTRSFLCDTEREKFWKIGNKERDGEYGACFFPGRCSGGQQPLIYCARPGSRMWEVNFDGEVISTHQFKKLLSLPPLPVITLRSEPQYDHTVGSSQSLSFPKLLHLRDGVLLCHPHWRAVARSQLTAASASQSHSGCHPGWSAVAQSWLTATSASREHCVLTWTERGIYIFIPQNVQVLLWSEVKDIQDVAVCRNELFCLHLNGKVSHLSLISVERCVERLLRRGLWNLAARTCCLFQNSVIASRARKTLTADKLEHLKSQLDHGTYNDLISQLEELILKFEPLDSACSSRRSSISSHESFSILDSGIYRIISSRRGSQSDEDSCSLHSQTLSEDERFKEFTSQQEEDLPDQCCGSHGNEDNVSHAPVMFETDKNETFLPFGIPLPFRSPSPLVSLQAVKESVSSFVRKTTEKIGTLHTSPDLKVRPELRGDEQSCEEDVSSDTCPKEEDNEEEKEVTSPPPEEDRFQELKVATAEAMTKLQDPLVLFESESLRMVLQEWLSHLEKTFAMKDFSGVSDTDNSSMKLNQDVLLVNESKKGILDEDNEKEKRDSLGNEETVDKTAWECVRSPRESLDDLFQICSPCAIASGLQNDLAELTTLCLELNVLNSKIKSTSGHVDHTLQQYSPEILACQFLKKYFFLLDLKRVKESIKLSYSNSPSVWDTFIEGLKEMASSNPVYMEMEKGDLPTKLKLLDDKVPFDSPLLVVYATRLYEKFGESALRSLIKFYPSILPSDIIQLCYHHPAEFLAYLDSLVKSRPEDQRSSFLESLLQPESLRLDWLLLAVSLDAPPSTSTMDDEGYPRPHSHLLSWGYSQLILHLIKLPADFITKEKMTDICRSCGFWPGYLILCLELERRREAFINIMYLNDMSLMEGDNGWIPETVEEWKLLLHLIQSKSTRPAPQESLNGSLSDGPSPINVENVALLLAKAMGPDRAWSLLQECGLALELSEKFTRTCDILRIAEKRQRALIQSMLEKCDRFLWSQQA, from the exons ATGACTTTTGTGCCAGTGATACCAGAGTCCTACAGCCATGTTCTTGCAGAGTTTGAATCTCTGGATCCATTACTCTCAGCCCTGCGGCTGGACTCCAGTCGTCTAAAG TGTACGAGCATAGCTGTGTCTCGGAAATGGTTGGCTTTGGGCAGTTCAGGAGGAGGACTCCATCTCATTCAGAAAGAAGGCTGGAAGCACAGGCTTTTTCTTTCACACAGG GAAGGTGCAATTTCTCAAGTCGCCTGTTGTTTACATGATGATGATTATGTTGCTGTAGCTACCAG TCAAGGTCTTGTAGTTGTTTGGGAATTAAATCAAGAGCGTCGTGGGAAACCAGAACAAATGTATGTGTCTTCAGAACACAAAGGCCGAAGAGTCACAGCTCTCTGCTGGGATACAGCTATTCTTAGAGTTTTTGTAGGTGATCATACTGGGAAGGTTTCTGCTATCAAACTCAATACTTCTAAACAAGCAAAG GCAGCTGCTGCTTTTGTGATGTTTCCTGTTCAGACAATAACAACTGTTGACTCCTGTGTTGTACAGTTAGATTATTTGGATGGAAGGCTACTTATATCTTCACTTACTCGATCCTTCTTGTGTGACACTGAGAG AGAAAAGTTTTGGAAAATTGGAAACAAGGAAAGAGATGGAGAATATGGAGCTTGTTTCTTTCCTGGAAGATGTTCTGGGGGCCAGCAACCTCTGATATATTGTGCTCGCCCAGGCTCTAGGATGTGGGAAGTGAACTTTGATGGAGAAGTTATAAGTACACATCAGTTCAAGAAACTCCTCTCGTTGCCACCTCTCCCTGTGATTACTCTAAG ATCAGAACCTCAGTATGATCATACAGTTGGATCCTCCCAATCTTTGTCTTTCCCCAAACTCTTACATCTTAG agacggagtcttgctctgtcacccacattggagggcagtagcgcgatctcagctcactgcagcctctgcctcccag agtcactcaggctgtcacccaggctggagtgcagtggcacaatcttggctcactgcaacctccgcctcccg TGAGCATTGTGTGCTGACTTGGACAGAAAGaggaatttatattttcattcctCAGAATGTTCAAGTTCTTCTTTGGAGTGAAGTCAAag ATATTCAGGATGTGGCTGTCTGTAGGAATGAATTGTTCTGTTTGCACCTAAATGGGAAAGTCTCACATCTCTCCCTGATATCTGTGGAGCGCTGTGTGGAACGCCTGCTAAGAAGAGGCCTGTGGAACCTGGCTGCTCGTACAtgctgtcttttccaaaattctgTCATTGCCAGCAGA GCAAGGAAAACTTTGACTGCAGATAAACTGGAGCATTTGAAATCTCAGCTGGACCACGGCACCTACAATGATCTAATTTCTCAACTGGAAGAATTGATCTTAAAATTTGAACCTTTGGATTCAGCTTGTAGCAGTAGAAGAAGCTCCATTTCATCACAT gaaAGTTTCAGCATCTTGGACTCTGGTATTTATCGTATCATTAGTAGTAGAAGAGGCAGTCAGTCAGATGAAGACTCTTGCTCCCTTCACAGCCAAACCCTCTCAGAAGATGAGAGATTTAAAGAATTCACCTCACAGCAGGAAGAGGACCTGCCAGAtcagtgctgtggctcacacggAAATGAAG ACAATGTTTCTCATGCTCCAGTGATGTTTGAGACAGATAAGAATGAAACTTTTCTCCCCTTCGGCATTCCATTACCATTTCGTTCTCCATCTCCTCTTGTGTCTCTTCAGGCTGTCAAAGAAAG TGTTTCTAGCTTTGTGCGTAAAACTACTGAGAAGATTGGCACCCTTCACACAAGCCCTGATCTGAAAGTGAGACCAGAGCTCAGGGGTGATGAGCAATCATGTGAAGAGGACGTGAGTTCAGATACCTGCCCAAAGGAGGAAGACAATGA GGAGGAAAAAGAGGTAACTAGTCCACCTCCAGAAGAAGACAGGTTCCAGGAGCTTAAAGTAGCAACAGCAGAAGCAAT GACCAAGCTACAGGACCCTCTGGTTTTATTTGAATCCGAGTCTCTGAGAATGGTTTTACAAGAGTGGCTTTCACATTTAGAAAAAACATTTGCCATGAAGGACTTTTCAGGCGTTTCAGATACTGACAACTCATCCATGAAATTGAACCAGGACGTACTATTAGTTAATGAATCAAAAAAGGGAATATTAGATGaagataatgaaaaagaaaaaagggactcTTTAGGCAATGAAGAAACTGTTGATAAAACAGCATGGGAATGTGTAAGGAGTCCAAGGGAGTCTTTGGATGACCTGTTTCAAATATGTTCTCCATGCGCCATTGCAAGTGGTCTTCAGAACGACCTGGCTGAATTGACAACATTATGTTTGGAGTTGAATGTATTGAATTCTAAGATCAAAAGCACCAGTGGACATGTGGACCACACTTTGCAACAGTACTCTCCTGAAATTCTGGCTTGCCAATTCCTGAAGAAGTACTTTTTTCTCCTGGACTTGAAAAGAGTGAAGGAGAGTATCAAGCTTAGTTACAGTAATAGCCCTTCTGTTTGGGATACTTTTATTGAAGGATTGAAAG AAATGGCAAGTTCCAATCCTGTGTATATGGAGATGGAAAAAGGAGATCTACCAACAAAGTTAAAGTTACTAGATGACaaggttccttttgatagtcCGTTGTTGGTTGTTTATGCTACCCG GTTGTATGAAAAGTTTGGGGAATCTGCTCTTCGATCCTTAATCAAGTTCTATCCATCCATTTTGCCATCGGATATCATACAACTTTGTTATCATCATCCTGCTGAGTTTTTGGCCTATTTAGACAGTCTGGTGAAATCAAGACCTGAAGATCAGCG GTCATCTTTTCTTGAGTCCCTTCTGCAACCAGAGTCTTTAAGGTTGGATTGGCTGCTTTTGGCAGTGTCCCTTGATGCTCCACCAAGCACCAGCACAATGGATGATGAAGGTTATCCCAG GCCTCATTCACACTTGCTTTCTTGGGGTTACAGTCAGCTGATCCTTCATCTAATTAAACTTCCCGCAGATTTTATAACCAAAGAGAAAATGACAGACATCTGCAGGTCTTGTGG TTTCTGGCCTGGATATCTAATTCTCTGTTTGGAgctggagagaagaagagaggccTTCATCAATATTATGTATCTGAATGATATGAGCCTGATGGAAGGGGACAATG GTTGGATCCCAGAGACCGTGGAGGAATGGAAGCTTCTCCTTCATCTCATACAGAGCAAGAGCACGAGGCCAGCCCCCCAGGAGTCACTAAATGGGAGCCTCAGTGATGGGCCTTCCCCCATCAATGTGGAGAATGTGGCACTTCTGTTAGCTAAGGCCATGGGCCCAGATCGGGCTTGGTCACTGCTACAGGAATGTGGTCTAGCCCTTGAGTTGTCAGAGAAGTTTACCAGAACCTGCGATATCCTGAGGATTGCTGAGAAAAGGCAGAG
- the HPS5 gene encoding BLOC-2 complex member HPS5 isoform X2 yields MPQPPERLGLQCTSIAVSRKWLALGSSGGGLHLIQKEGWKHRLFLSHREGAISQVACCLHDDDYVAVATSQGLVVVWELNQERRGKPEQMYVSSEHKGRRVTALCWDTAILRVFVGDHTGKVSAIKLNTSKQAKAAAAFVMFPVQTITTVDSCVVQLDYLDGRLLISSLTRSFLCDTEREKFWKIGNKERDGEYGACFFPGRCSGGQQPLIYCARPGSRMWEVNFDGEVISTHQFKKLLSLPPLPVITLRSEPQYDHTVGSSQSLSFPKLLHLRDGVLLCHPHWRAVARSQLTAASASQSHSGCHPGWSAVAQSWLTATSASREHCVLTWTERGIYIFIPQNVQVLLWSEVKDIQDVAVCRNELFCLHLNGKVSHLSLISVERCVERLLRRGLWNLAARTCCLFQNSVIASRARKTLTADKLEHLKSQLDHGTYNDLISQLEELILKFEPLDSACSSRRSSISSHESFSILDSGIYRIISSRRGSQSDEDSCSLHSQTLSEDERFKEFTSQQEEDLPDQCCGSHGNEDNVSHAPVMFETDKNETFLPFGIPLPFRSPSPLVSLQAVKESVSSFVRKTTEKIGTLHTSPDLKVRPELRGDEQSCEEDVSSDTCPKEEDNEEEKEVTSPPPEEDRFQELKVATAEAMTKLQDPLVLFESESLRMVLQEWLSHLEKTFAMKDFSGVSDTDNSSMKLNQDVLLVNESKKGILDEDNEKEKRDSLGNEETVDKTAWECVRSPRESLDDLFQICSPCAIASGLQNDLAELTTLCLELNVLNSKIKSTSGHVDHTLQQYSPEILACQFLKKYFFLLDLKRVKESIKLSYSNSPSVWDTFIEGLKEMASSNPVYMEMEKGDLPTKLKLLDDKVPFDSPLLVVYATRLYEKFGESALRSLIKFYPSILPSDIIQLCYHHPAEFLAYLDSLVKSRPEDQRSSFLESLLQPESLRLDWLLLAVSLDAPPSTSTMDDEGYPRPHSHLLSWGYSQLILHLIKLPADFITKEKMTDICRSCGFWPGYLILCLELERRREAFINIMYLNDMSLMEGDNGWIPETVEEWKLLLHLIQSKSTRPAPQESLNGSLSDGPSPINVENVALLLAKAMGPDRAWSLLQECGLALELSEKFTRTCDILRIAEKRQRALIQSMLEKCDRFLWSQQA; encoded by the exons atgcctcagccaccagaaaggctaggattacag TGTACGAGCATAGCTGTGTCTCGGAAATGGTTGGCTTTGGGCAGTTCAGGAGGAGGACTCCATCTCATTCAGAAAGAAGGCTGGAAGCACAGGCTTTTTCTTTCACACAGG GAAGGTGCAATTTCTCAAGTCGCCTGTTGTTTACATGATGATGATTATGTTGCTGTAGCTACCAG TCAAGGTCTTGTAGTTGTTTGGGAATTAAATCAAGAGCGTCGTGGGAAACCAGAACAAATGTATGTGTCTTCAGAACACAAAGGCCGAAGAGTCACAGCTCTCTGCTGGGATACAGCTATTCTTAGAGTTTTTGTAGGTGATCATACTGGGAAGGTTTCTGCTATCAAACTCAATACTTCTAAACAAGCAAAG GCAGCTGCTGCTTTTGTGATGTTTCCTGTTCAGACAATAACAACTGTTGACTCCTGTGTTGTACAGTTAGATTATTTGGATGGAAGGCTACTTATATCTTCACTTACTCGATCCTTCTTGTGTGACACTGAGAG AGAAAAGTTTTGGAAAATTGGAAACAAGGAAAGAGATGGAGAATATGGAGCTTGTTTCTTTCCTGGAAGATGTTCTGGGGGCCAGCAACCTCTGATATATTGTGCTCGCCCAGGCTCTAGGATGTGGGAAGTGAACTTTGATGGAGAAGTTATAAGTACACATCAGTTCAAGAAACTCCTCTCGTTGCCACCTCTCCCTGTGATTACTCTAAG ATCAGAACCTCAGTATGATCATACAGTTGGATCCTCCCAATCTTTGTCTTTCCCCAAACTCTTACATCTTAG agacggagtcttgctctgtcacccacattggagggcagtagcgcgatctcagctcactgcagcctctgcctcccag agtcactcaggctgtcacccaggctggagtgcagtggcacaatcttggctcactgcaacctccgcctcccg TGAGCATTGTGTGCTGACTTGGACAGAAAGaggaatttatattttcattcctCAGAATGTTCAAGTTCTTCTTTGGAGTGAAGTCAAag ATATTCAGGATGTGGCTGTCTGTAGGAATGAATTGTTCTGTTTGCACCTAAATGGGAAAGTCTCACATCTCTCCCTGATATCTGTGGAGCGCTGTGTGGAACGCCTGCTAAGAAGAGGCCTGTGGAACCTGGCTGCTCGTACAtgctgtcttttccaaaattctgTCATTGCCAGCAGA GCAAGGAAAACTTTGACTGCAGATAAACTGGAGCATTTGAAATCTCAGCTGGACCACGGCACCTACAATGATCTAATTTCTCAACTGGAAGAATTGATCTTAAAATTTGAACCTTTGGATTCAGCTTGTAGCAGTAGAAGAAGCTCCATTTCATCACAT gaaAGTTTCAGCATCTTGGACTCTGGTATTTATCGTATCATTAGTAGTAGAAGAGGCAGTCAGTCAGATGAAGACTCTTGCTCCCTTCACAGCCAAACCCTCTCAGAAGATGAGAGATTTAAAGAATTCACCTCACAGCAGGAAGAGGACCTGCCAGAtcagtgctgtggctcacacggAAATGAAG ACAATGTTTCTCATGCTCCAGTGATGTTTGAGACAGATAAGAATGAAACTTTTCTCCCCTTCGGCATTCCATTACCATTTCGTTCTCCATCTCCTCTTGTGTCTCTTCAGGCTGTCAAAGAAAG TGTTTCTAGCTTTGTGCGTAAAACTACTGAGAAGATTGGCACCCTTCACACAAGCCCTGATCTGAAAGTGAGACCAGAGCTCAGGGGTGATGAGCAATCATGTGAAGAGGACGTGAGTTCAGATACCTGCCCAAAGGAGGAAGACAATGA GGAGGAAAAAGAGGTAACTAGTCCACCTCCAGAAGAAGACAGGTTCCAGGAGCTTAAAGTAGCAACAGCAGAAGCAAT GACCAAGCTACAGGACCCTCTGGTTTTATTTGAATCCGAGTCTCTGAGAATGGTTTTACAAGAGTGGCTTTCACATTTAGAAAAAACATTTGCCATGAAGGACTTTTCAGGCGTTTCAGATACTGACAACTCATCCATGAAATTGAACCAGGACGTACTATTAGTTAATGAATCAAAAAAGGGAATATTAGATGaagataatgaaaaagaaaaaagggactcTTTAGGCAATGAAGAAACTGTTGATAAAACAGCATGGGAATGTGTAAGGAGTCCAAGGGAGTCTTTGGATGACCTGTTTCAAATATGTTCTCCATGCGCCATTGCAAGTGGTCTTCAGAACGACCTGGCTGAATTGACAACATTATGTTTGGAGTTGAATGTATTGAATTCTAAGATCAAAAGCACCAGTGGACATGTGGACCACACTTTGCAACAGTACTCTCCTGAAATTCTGGCTTGCCAATTCCTGAAGAAGTACTTTTTTCTCCTGGACTTGAAAAGAGTGAAGGAGAGTATCAAGCTTAGTTACAGTAATAGCCCTTCTGTTTGGGATACTTTTATTGAAGGATTGAAAG AAATGGCAAGTTCCAATCCTGTGTATATGGAGATGGAAAAAGGAGATCTACCAACAAAGTTAAAGTTACTAGATGACaaggttccttttgatagtcCGTTGTTGGTTGTTTATGCTACCCG GTTGTATGAAAAGTTTGGGGAATCTGCTCTTCGATCCTTAATCAAGTTCTATCCATCCATTTTGCCATCGGATATCATACAACTTTGTTATCATCATCCTGCTGAGTTTTTGGCCTATTTAGACAGTCTGGTGAAATCAAGACCTGAAGATCAGCG GTCATCTTTTCTTGAGTCCCTTCTGCAACCAGAGTCTTTAAGGTTGGATTGGCTGCTTTTGGCAGTGTCCCTTGATGCTCCACCAAGCACCAGCACAATGGATGATGAAGGTTATCCCAG GCCTCATTCACACTTGCTTTCTTGGGGTTACAGTCAGCTGATCCTTCATCTAATTAAACTTCCCGCAGATTTTATAACCAAAGAGAAAATGACAGACATCTGCAGGTCTTGTGG TTTCTGGCCTGGATATCTAATTCTCTGTTTGGAgctggagagaagaagagaggccTTCATCAATATTATGTATCTGAATGATATGAGCCTGATGGAAGGGGACAATG GTTGGATCCCAGAGACCGTGGAGGAATGGAAGCTTCTCCTTCATCTCATACAGAGCAAGAGCACGAGGCCAGCCCCCCAGGAGTCACTAAATGGGAGCCTCAGTGATGGGCCTTCCCCCATCAATGTGGAGAATGTGGCACTTCTGTTAGCTAAGGCCATGGGCCCAGATCGGGCTTGGTCACTGCTACAGGAATGTGGTCTAGCCCTTGAGTTGTCAGAGAAGTTTACCAGAACCTGCGATATCCTGAGGATTGCTGAGAAAAGGCAGAG